From the Bacillus tuaregi genome, one window contains:
- a CDS encoding substrate-binding domain-containing protein has protein sequence MKKLNKFLAASLFALLLLVLGACGNNNEDAAESTDNETNQTEEQAKTEEPAETKDLILATTTSTQDSGLLDELIPLFEEQNPAINVKTIAVGTGQALEMGTKGEADVLLVHAPASEEEIVESGDAVNRQLVMHNDFIIVGPKDDPAGVKGLPINEAFDKIMSEGAVFVSRGDDSGTHKKELGIWDKMGKTPSDNEAYMEAGQGMGATLQIANEKNGYTLTDRATWLAQEKNLTSLEIVVEGDEDLKNIYHVMQVNPEKHDKVNSEGAEKFVEFMINSDTQKTIGEFGKEEYGQALFFPDAK, from the coding sequence ATGAAAAAACTAAATAAATTTTTAGCAGCAAGCCTCTTTGCCTTGTTATTGCTGGTTTTAGGAGCTTGCGGAAATAATAATGAGGACGCCGCTGAATCAACTGACAATGAGACTAACCAAACAGAGGAACAGGCAAAAACGGAAGAACCAGCTGAAACAAAGGATCTTATTTTAGCCACCACCACAAGTACACAGGACAGCGGCTTATTAGACGAGCTAATCCCGTTGTTTGAGGAACAAAACCCGGCAATTAATGTAAAAACTATTGCGGTTGGTACAGGCCAAGCGTTAGAAATGGGAACAAAAGGAGAAGCAGATGTACTGCTTGTTCATGCTCCTGCTTCTGAAGAAGAGATTGTTGAAAGCGGCGATGCTGTAAACCGCCAACTTGTGATGCATAATGATTTTATTATTGTTGGTCCTAAGGATGACCCAGCGGGAGTAAAGGGTTTACCTATTAATGAAGCTTTTGATAAAATCATGTCAGAGGGTGCCGTATTTGTGTCACGTGGTGATGATTCAGGTACTCACAAAAAAGAGCTTGGCATTTGGGATAAGATGGGCAAGACACCTTCTGATAATGAAGCCTATATGGAAGCTGGACAAGGTATGGGAGCTACATTACAAATTGCCAATGAAAAGAATGGCTATACATTAACGGATAGAGCAACTTGGTTAGCGCAAGAAAAGAATTTAACAAGCCTTGAAATCGTTGTCGAAGGTGATGAAGATTTAAAAAATATTTACCATGTGATGCAGGTTAATCCTGAGAAGCATGATAAAGTCAACAGTGAAGGCGCAGAAAAGTTTGTTGAGTTTATGATTAATAGTGATACACAGAAGACAATCGGTGAATTCGGTAAAGAAGAGTATGGTCAAGCTTTATTCTTCCCGGATGCTAAATAA
- a CDS encoding substrate-binding domain-containing protein produces MNEIYTPDEVAQLFKISKHTVYELIKRGELRAFKVGNKMRIEQNEVNRYKQQMETAPAAKSSTSHSIRLAGSHDFLVEHLVKYTARQGQGLSLQPTYVGSLEGLMMLYRNHCDVAAIHLLDPSSKEYNIPFIKQLFVHEPLTVMRFAAREQGFIVAQGNPKNIKSFHDLTRKDLVFVNRQKGSGTRYLLDYYLAEERINPQDIKGYENEEWTHLSTASLISGGRADVALGIQSATDNLPLDFIPIMKEQFDLVFRWTEQNQTALKQLIELLTRTSFKDSLQNTAGYDVSEFGTIIYEHH; encoded by the coding sequence ATGAACGAAATATACACACCTGATGAAGTAGCCCAATTGTTTAAAATATCAAAGCATACAGTCTATGAATTGATTAAACGCGGGGAACTTCGTGCCTTTAAAGTCGGCAATAAAATGCGGATTGAGCAAAATGAAGTGAATCGATATAAACAGCAGATGGAAACAGCACCCGCCGCTAAATCATCCACTTCTCATTCCATTCGACTTGCCGGCAGCCATGATTTTCTCGTCGAACATTTGGTCAAGTATACGGCACGCCAAGGACAAGGTTTATCGCTTCAACCTACATATGTCGGCAGTCTTGAAGGGCTGATGATGCTATATCGAAATCATTGTGATGTAGCAGCGATTCATTTATTAGACCCCTCTTCAAAGGAATATAATATTCCTTTTATAAAGCAGCTTTTTGTCCATGAACCACTTACGGTCATGCGGTTTGCAGCTCGAGAGCAGGGTTTTATTGTAGCACAAGGAAATCCGAAAAACATAAAGAGCTTTCATGATTTAACGAGAAAAGACCTTGTCTTTGTTAATCGGCAAAAGGGGTCAGGAACCCGTTATCTGCTGGACTATTATTTAGCTGAAGAAAGAATCAATCCTCAAGACATTAAAGGCTATGAGAATGAGGAATGGACCCACCTATCAACAGCATCACTGATTAGCGGTGGAAGAGCAGATGTCGCATTGGGAATTCAATCTGCAACAGATAATTTGCCATTAGATTTTATCCCCATTATGAAGGAGCAATTTGATCTTGTATTCCGGTGGACGGAGCAAAACCAAACCGCACTAAAGCAATTAATCGAATTGCTTACTCGCACATCTTTTAAAGATAGTCTGCAGAATACTGCTGGCTATGATGTATCAGAGTTTGGAACCATCATCTACGAGCATCATTAA
- a CDS encoding FtsW/RodA/SpoVE family cell cycle protein: MTNKQSTSRLDFGLVLILLLLCLASCISIYSAQKTGQYSENFLLKQIVWYIVGTGIIAAVITLDSDQLKKLSWYAYGFGIFLLAFLIVAPSSIAPVINGAKSWYKVPGMGSLQPSEFFKVFLILALARVIVEHHQKFLLKTIQTDLWLLVKLGLVTLLPLLLVMQQPDLGTSLVLMAIFLGMLVISGVSWKILTAIFGSGAVLISVIFYFVLWQPEILEKYLGVKEYQFGRIYSWIDPYNYQSSTGFQLTRSLLAIGSGETSGKGFGTREVYLPESHTDFIFSVVGEEFGFIGASILVSLFFLLIYHITKVGMETKNHFYSYICVGVISMITFHVFQNIGMTIGILPITGIPLSFISYGGSSLMGNMLALGLIFSIRYHYKKYMFSTSD; this comes from the coding sequence ATGACAAACAAACAATCAACATCAAGATTAGATTTCGGTCTTGTACTTATATTATTACTGTTATGTTTGGCCAGCTGTATTTCGATATACAGTGCACAAAAAACGGGACAGTACAGTGAAAATTTTCTTTTAAAACAAATCGTATGGTATATCGTTGGCACAGGAATTATTGCTGCCGTCATTACACTAGACTCAGACCAGCTGAAGAAGCTGTCCTGGTACGCCTACGGCTTTGGGATTTTTCTTTTAGCCTTTTTAATTGTAGCTCCGTCAAGTATTGCCCCAGTGATAAATGGAGCAAAAAGCTGGTATAAGGTACCGGGGATGGGCTCCCTGCAGCCGTCGGAATTTTTTAAAGTGTTTTTGATTCTGGCCTTAGCCCGTGTGATTGTGGAGCACCACCAAAAGTTTCTCTTAAAAACAATTCAAACGGATTTATGGCTTTTAGTGAAGCTTGGACTCGTTACCCTGCTGCCGCTGCTCCTTGTCATGCAACAGCCTGATTTAGGAACATCATTGGTCTTGATGGCTATTTTTCTCGGAATGCTGGTTATTTCAGGGGTTTCCTGGAAAATCCTCACCGCCATTTTCGGTAGTGGAGCTGTCCTTATATCCGTAATATTTTACTTTGTCCTTTGGCAGCCTGAGATTTTGGAAAAGTACTTAGGGGTGAAAGAGTACCAATTTGGCAGAATTTATTCATGGATTGATCCTTATAACTATCAAAGCTCAACAGGCTTTCAGCTGACTCGCTCCTTGCTTGCCATCGGGTCTGGAGAAACATCTGGCAAGGGCTTTGGGACAAGAGAGGTCTATTTGCCGGAAAGTCATACTGATTTTATCTTCAGTGTTGTCGGGGAAGAGTTCGGTTTTATTGGGGCCAGTATTTTAGTCAGTCTTTTCTTCCTGCTCATCTACCACATTACAAAGGTGGGCATGGAAACAAAAAACCACTTCTATTCCTATATTTGTGTCGGTGTGATTAGTATGATTACGTTTCACGTCTTTCAAAATATTGGCATGACGATTGGAATACTGCCCATTACAGGTATTCCGCTATCATTCATCAGCTACGGCGGCAGCTCCCTAATGGGGAATATGCTCGCCCTTGGATTGATTTTCTCGATCCGCTACCATTATAAAAAATATATGTTTTCAACAAGTGATTAA
- a CDS encoding spore coat protein, protein MNQNQNQGGQSQTISNPKTTQLQKTPQMNDRDYLNDVLATEKYMTSAYNIALNEASHEALYQDILSVFTETQNEQRQLYNLMFKKGWYKLEQEEAQKLQQKHQQFYNYTTTQFPYSDGQLQ, encoded by the coding sequence ATGAATCAAAACCAGAACCAAGGCGGGCAAAGTCAAACGATTAGTAATCCAAAGACAACCCAATTGCAGAAAACGCCACAAATGAATGACCGAGATTATTTAAATGATGTATTAGCAACGGAAAAATATATGACATCTGCCTACAATATTGCCTTAAATGAGGCAAGCCACGAGGCACTTTATCAGGATATTTTGTCCGTATTTACCGAAACGCAAAATGAACAGAGACAGCTATATAATCTGATGTTTAAAAAGGGCTGGTATAAGCTTGAGCAGGAGGAAGCACAAAAGCTTCAGCAAAAACACCAGCAATTCTATAATTACACCACCACTCAATTTCCATATAGCGACGGGCAGCTTCAATAA